The sequence TGAGCCCGCGCGAGCCAAGGTCATAGGGGGCTTCCCCGCGCCGTCGGGCATCGACGCGGTGGGCTCGCTCGTCGTCCCCTACACGGACGAGGAAGGCAGGGAACGCTACAACCCCTTCTGCAGCGCGGCGCTCATCTCGCAGCGGCAGGTCCTGACCGCAAAACACTGTGCCGTCTTCGTCAAGAACGTTCCGGTCGCCTTCGGCTTTGGCCCCGACGGACGCCAGCCCAAACGCATCGTGCATGTAGTCGACTGGGTAGCCCCCCCGAACGATCTCGGTCTGGTGACATCCTTTGGGCGCGACCTCGCGGTCTTGCACCTGGCCGAGCGGGTTACCGACCGCGAGCCCATGAAGCTTGGCACGCTGGACGCATCGCGCATCGGCGACGTCCTTGTAAACGCCGGCTACGGCATGCAGGACAACTCGGGAACCGCGGGAACCCGCAAGGCGGGAAAGGAGACGTTGCGCGCGCTCGAAGGCAACATCTTCGAGGTCATGTTGGGCGGTTTCGAGCAGTTCTTCGAATGGTACACCGGCTGCGCATGGGATTGGCCTCCGCCCGACGTCGTGGAGCCCGACTTCTGCCCCAGCTTCCGCCATCCGTTCTTCATCGCGTACCTGCGCACGATCTACGACGAGGCCCTGCTGGTGCCTGGATACTCCTTTGTTGCGGGAGGCGCGCCGGGCGACTCGAACACCTGCTTTGGCGATTCCGGCAGCCCCTACTTCGAGGCAGATGAGCATGGCGTGTTGACCACCTACGGCGTCGTTTCGAGCGGCATGGGCTCGGTCGACCAGGTGTGCGATTTCGGGACCATCATGGTCGGCTTCGGCCCGAGGAACATGAGCCTGATAGAGAGGGCGCTGCGCTGGGAAGATCCGTGTCCGGTGTCACGAACGGGCGTTTGCGAGGGCAGCGTGGCCAAACGCTGCACCCAGCCGTACGAGGGTCTGACC comes from Pseudomonadota bacterium and encodes:
- a CDS encoding S1 family peptidase, which produces MKIRPTFVLGLHSLAGLVAALTSCTAPTTPEQSIEPARAKVIGGFPAPSGIDAVGSLVVPYTDEEGRERYNPFCSAALISQRQVLTAKHCAVFVKNVPVAFGFGPDGRQPKRIVHVVDWVAPPNDLGLVTSFGRDLAVLHLAERVTDREPMKLGTLDASRIGDVLVNAGYGMQDNSGTAGTRKAGKETLRALEGNIFEVMLGGFEQFFEWYTGCAWDWPPPDVVEPDFCPSFRHPFFIAYLRTIYDEALLVPGYSFVAGGAPGDSNTCFGDSGSPYFEADEHGVLTTYGVVSSGMGSVDQVCDFGTIMVGFGPRNMSLIERALRWEDPCPVSRTGVCEGSVAKRCTQPYEGLTRVVELDCALAGLKCVVDEETNLAGCTDGRGGFKSARPRPPRQSEEDMERLHARIARAYGRLQLLEAADPGQTEAAARPTNHTP